The proteins below come from a single Parazoarcus communis genomic window:
- a CDS encoding DUF3102 domain-containing protein, which translates to MARKASEAVLPQIAEPAPELVRNDLNTIDNLAAATSEQNMMVRAVAHQVGYQLPADCTDPDLIQRDIASNMRRTVEAMIEVGRGLIVLREACAHGEFMARLDVLGFDSRAAQRYMQVVRKFANASTSTHLLKAAATQSKLLEMLVLDDEQIEELELTGQTGELNLDDIATMSVKELREALRDAREQGSAKDRLLADKNAKIDELSTGTKRHKPVVTEVDEKVGAFKAEIAAGFDALETTISQMYLVHGAILKEDVQWGDTDDAERLILRQFATLFGDRLNRSAQQLAELCDHYEATLAGWRAELDGHALQVGVAADNAEA; encoded by the coding sequence ATGGCACGAAAAGCATCCGAAGCAGTCCTGCCGCAGATCGCAGAACCCGCCCCTGAGCTGGTCCGCAACGACCTGAACACCATCGACAATCTGGCAGCAGCGACATCCGAGCAGAACATGATGGTGCGTGCCGTTGCGCACCAGGTCGGCTATCAACTCCCGGCAGACTGCACCGACCCCGATCTGATCCAGCGCGACATCGCGTCGAACATGCGCCGGACGGTGGAGGCCATGATCGAGGTGGGCCGCGGCCTGATCGTGCTGCGCGAAGCCTGCGCGCACGGCGAGTTCATGGCACGTCTCGACGTGCTCGGCTTCGATAGCCGGGCAGCGCAGCGCTATATGCAAGTGGTGCGCAAGTTCGCAAATGCGTCGACGTCGACGCATTTGCTGAAAGCGGCGGCGACGCAAAGCAAGCTGCTTGAGATGCTCGTGCTCGACGACGAGCAGATCGAAGAGCTTGAGCTCACCGGGCAGACCGGCGAGCTGAACCTCGACGATATCGCAACGATGTCAGTCAAAGAGCTGCGCGAAGCACTGCGCGACGCACGCGAGCAAGGCAGCGCAAAAGACCGCCTGTTGGCAGACAAAAACGCCAAGATCGACGAACTTTCGACAGGCACGAAACGCCACAAACCGGTGGTAACCGAGGTTGACGAGAAGGTCGGCGCCTTCAAAGCCGAGATCGCCGCAGGCTTCGATGCGCTCGAAACCACCATCAGCCAGATGTACCTGGTGCATGGCGCGATCCTGAAAGAGGACGTGCAGTGGGGCGACACCGACGACGCCGAGCGGCTGATCCTGCGCCAGTTCGCGACCCTGTTCGGCGACCGGCTCAACCGATCCGCACAGCAGCTCGCGGAATTGTGCGACCACTACGAAGCGACGCTGGCCGGATGGCGTGCAGAGCTGGACGGACACGCCCTGCAGGTGGGTGTTGCCGCAGACAACGCTGAGGCCTGA
- a CDS encoding DDE-type integrase/transposase/recombinase produces MAITPDTTREYLQQLASRLDAAAHGGKGALLEEARTLYGWSAGKLYAELERQAGWTSGRKTRADKGRSRQSMEALETIAAMQRGSVRANGKQTMFTPVASSIAMINGLDVSVSARQINRLMRATRINTRQQSEQRAPVALRSLHPNHVHQVDPSLCLVYYLRGEQRIIRDDEFYKNKLEKLAKVQFKCWRYVLWDHASSTLIPWYVEAAGESPANLYRFLMYAWGAQPGRRFHGVPKILMWDKGSANTAHAVQNLLKALEVTSITHAPGNARAKGGVEGGNNIVETQFESRLRFDPVHTVEELNAAASAWAEAYNANAIPHQDTRLRRDGMPATARYDLWMRIREDELRLLPPESVCQAFLEGRVSQRKVARDLTISFAHPRAGGTRTYDMAGLAGVCAGDKLDISPLLFGDCAISVRVPRYDGEDITYRLEPVEVDLDGYGRPMSAPVIGETYASRPETDADRSAKQLDGLLYPGMTADEMDKARRSNAALMGGKMNTVRHLADVEIPAALPRRGTDISISAPMFETAPMTHFEAAKALRGRGVERSDLHPWLVANYPDGVQEAELEHIAASLKGERTAPRLASVG; encoded by the coding sequence ATGGCCATCACGCCCGACACCACCCGCGAATACCTGCAGCAGCTCGCAAGCCGGCTCGACGCCGCCGCTCACGGTGGCAAGGGCGCGCTGCTCGAAGAGGCGCGCACCCTGTACGGCTGGAGCGCCGGCAAGCTGTATGCCGAGCTGGAGCGCCAAGCCGGCTGGACCAGCGGCCGCAAGACCCGCGCCGACAAGGGCAGGAGTCGCCAGAGCATGGAAGCGCTGGAGACGATTGCCGCCATGCAGCGCGGCAGCGTGCGCGCCAACGGTAAGCAGACCATGTTCACGCCGGTGGCCAGCAGCATTGCAATGATCAACGGCCTGGACGTGTCTGTGTCTGCCCGTCAGATCAACCGCCTGATGCGCGCAACCCGCATCAACACCCGCCAGCAGTCCGAACAACGGGCACCGGTGGCCCTGCGCAGCCTGCACCCCAATCACGTGCATCAGGTCGATCCGTCGCTGTGCCTGGTGTACTACCTGCGCGGCGAGCAGCGCATCATCCGCGACGACGAGTTCTACAAGAACAAGCTCGAGAAGCTCGCCAAGGTGCAGTTCAAGTGCTGGCGCTATGTGCTGTGGGATCACGCCAGCAGCACGCTGATCCCGTGGTATGTAGAGGCCGCGGGCGAGAGCCCCGCCAACCTGTACCGATTCCTGATGTACGCCTGGGGAGCGCAACCGGGCCGGCGTTTTCATGGTGTGCCCAAGATCCTGATGTGGGACAAGGGCAGCGCCAACACGGCACACGCGGTGCAGAACCTGCTCAAGGCGCTCGAGGTAACCAGCATCACCCACGCGCCCGGAAACGCGCGCGCCAAGGGCGGCGTGGAGGGCGGCAACAACATCGTCGAGACGCAGTTTGAAAGCCGGCTACGCTTTGACCCCGTGCATACGGTTGAGGAACTCAACGCCGCCGCATCCGCATGGGCCGAGGCCTACAACGCCAACGCTATCCCGCACCAGGACACGCGCCTGCGCCGCGACGGCATGCCCGCCACCGCGCGCTACGACCTGTGGATGCGCATCCGCGAAGACGAGCTGCGCCTGCTTCCGCCCGAGAGCGTGTGCCAGGCATTCCTCGAAGGCCGCGTATCCCAGCGCAAGGTGGCGCGCGATCTGACGATTTCGTTTGCACACCCCCGGGCCGGTGGCACGCGCACCTATGACATGGCGGGGCTGGCCGGCGTATGTGCTGGCGACAAGCTCGATATCTCGCCGCTGCTGTTTGGCGACTGCGCTATCAGTGTGCGGGTGCCGCGCTACGACGGCGAGGACATCACCTACCGGCTGGAACCCGTGGAAGTGGATCTCGACGGCTATGGCCGCCCGATGTCGGCGCCGGTCATCGGCGAGACCTACGCATCCCGCCCCGAGACCGATGCCGACCGCAGCGCCAAGCAGCTCGACGGCCTGCTGTACCCGGGCATGACGGCGGACGAAATGGACAAGGCCCGCCGCAGCAACGCCGCGTTGATGGGCGGAAAGATGAACACCGTGCGCCACCTGGCCGATGTCGAAATCCCGGCCGCGTTGCCGCGCCGTGGCACCGACATTTCCATCAGCGCGCCGATGTTCGAAACCGCCCCGATGACGCATTTCGAAGCCGCAAAGGCGCTGCGCGGCCGAGGCGTGGAGCGCAGCGACCTGCACCCGTGGCTGGTTGCGAACTACCCGGACGGCGTGCAGGAAGCCGAGCTGGAACACATTGCCGCCTCGCTCAAGGGCGAGCGTACTGCCCCCCGACTGGCGTCGGTGGGGTGA
- a CDS encoding ExeA family protein, which translates to MEATRRGIAESPPPTTDQPEAMPLRLKATLLRHGIRHEEVSDRLIQRGGSRAGQPLSRSAFTRMLNHSWRPSYTPWDEIQAATEQLLAERGVPPEELAQIWEEDGIRRHSTKPLNTRMGEDRKHARDNNAIEIEPEMLSAQAKRHFSLFRDPFQDDVQGPDDLFMSADQRYVREAMYQASKTGGWFIAVVGESGSGKTTLRRETIDRINREQIPVAVIQPKSFDKTALKAAHICHAILADVKPNEHPKRSLEGLARQVEKALIESGRSGQTHVLMIEEAHDLSIQTLKYLKRFWEMEDGFKKLLSIVLIGQPELKEKLNERQYFEAREVIRRCEVVELLPLDNQLADYLTLKFKRIGCDLANIIDSNAIDAIRQRLTFVGRGPQRNQTVSMTYPLVVNNTLTKAMNAAAHAGATKVTADIVRGC; encoded by the coding sequence ATGGAAGCAACACGAAGGGGCATCGCGGAATCCCCGCCCCCCACGACAGACCAGCCAGAGGCGATGCCGCTGCGCCTGAAGGCCACGCTGCTGCGCCATGGCATCCGCCACGAAGAGGTGAGCGACCGACTGATCCAGCGCGGCGGCAGCCGAGCCGGCCAGCCGCTGAGCCGGAGCGCATTCACGCGCATGTTGAACCACAGCTGGCGCCCGAGCTACACGCCGTGGGACGAGATCCAGGCAGCCACCGAGCAGCTGCTCGCCGAGCGCGGCGTGCCGCCCGAGGAGTTGGCCCAGATCTGGGAGGAAGACGGCATCCGCCGTCACAGCACAAAGCCGCTGAACACCCGCATGGGCGAAGACCGAAAGCACGCCCGCGACAACAACGCCATCGAGATCGAACCTGAAATGCTATCTGCTCAAGCCAAACGTCACTTCTCTCTGTTCCGCGACCCGTTCCAGGATGATGTCCAGGGGCCGGATGACCTCTTCATGAGCGCAGACCAGCGCTACGTGCGCGAGGCCATGTATCAAGCGAGCAAGACGGGGGGGTGGTTCATTGCGGTAGTGGGCGAGTCGGGCAGCGGCAAGACCACGCTGCGCCGCGAAACCATCGATCGCATCAACCGCGAGCAGATCCCGGTGGCAGTCATCCAGCCGAAGAGCTTCGACAAGACTGCGCTCAAGGCTGCACACATCTGCCACGCGATCCTGGCCGACGTGAAGCCCAACGAGCACCCCAAGCGCAGCCTCGAGGGGCTCGCCCGCCAGGTGGAAAAGGCCTTGATCGAGTCCGGCCGCAGCGGCCAGACCCACGTGCTGATGATCGAGGAGGCCCACGACCTGAGCATCCAGACGCTGAAGTACCTGAAGCGGTTTTGGGAGATGGAAGACGGCTTCAAGAAGCTGCTTTCGATCGTGCTGATCGGCCAGCCCGAGCTGAAGGAAAAGCTCAACGAGCGCCAGTACTTCGAAGCACGCGAGGTGATCCGCCGCTGCGAAGTGGTGGAGCTGCTGCCGCTGGACAACCAGCTGGCGGATTACCTGACGCTCAAGTTCAAGCGCATTGGCTGCGACCTGGCAAACATCATCGACAGCAACGCGATCGACGCCATCCGGCAACGGCTCACATTCGTCGGTCGCGGCCCACAGCGCAACCAGACTGTGAGCATGACCTACCCGCTGGTCGTGAATAACACGCTCACCAAGGCCATGAACGCAGCGGCCCATGCCGGGGCGACCAAGGTCACCGCAGATATCGTGAGGGGGTGCTGA
- a CDS encoding host-nuclease inhibitor Gam family protein has protein sequence MAVTVPQSIAQASDYIREIGEHQRDITRIEAAMNDELAGIKERHESQAQPLKQRIESLTKGVQIWCEANREQLTQGGKTKTAALPAGEVAWRTRPPSVRVTGAEAVLDMLRKMGLDRFIRPKTEINKEAILNEPAAVANVPGISIQQGEDFIITPFETELSEVR, from the coding sequence ATGGCCGTAACCGTGCCGCAAAGCATCGCCCAGGCAAGCGACTACATCCGCGAGATAGGCGAGCATCAGCGTGACATCACGCGAATTGAAGCCGCGATGAACGATGAATTGGCCGGCATCAAAGAGCGCCACGAATCGCAAGCGCAGCCGCTGAAGCAGCGCATCGAGTCGCTGACGAAGGGTGTGCAGATCTGGTGCGAGGCCAATCGGGAGCAGCTCACGCAGGGCGGCAAAACCAAAACTGCAGCGCTTCCTGCCGGTGAAGTGGCGTGGCGGACCCGCCCGCCATCGGTCCGCGTCACCGGTGCCGAGGCGGTGCTCGACATGCTGCGCAAGATGGGGCTCGACCGATTCATCCGCCCGAAGACCGAGATCAACAAAGAGGCCATCCTCAACGAGCCGGCAGCGGTGGCAAACGTGCCCGGCATCAGCATCCAGCAGGGCGAGGATTTCATTATTACGCCGTTTGAAACCGAGTTGTCTGAGGTGCGCTGA
- a CDS encoding gp16 family protein, with protein MTSAPFASARAQQRARLIKIIHTGRRALGMDEDTYRDLLAAKSDGKRSAKDLTTAQLQLVEQHMRASGFKTVKPASAKPRESRKLDTAAESTKARALWLWLHQVGIVRDPSEAALAAFVRRTAGVDDLRWARRPDKVIEGLKIWSARHIPAVLAARFARMQSAGIVIGEGSSDSLVSAVSPTLNPSSFKALQRAWEYLDKIETQQAGAATVATSQQ; from the coding sequence ATGACATCCGCCCCCTTCGCCTCTGCCCGCGCCCAACAGCGCGCCCGCCTGATCAAGATCATCCACACCGGCCGCCGTGCGCTGGGGATGGACGAGGACACCTACCGCGACCTGCTCGCGGCAAAGTCGGATGGCAAGCGCTCCGCCAAGGATCTCACCACGGCCCAGCTGCAGCTTGTCGAGCAGCACATGCGCGCGAGTGGGTTCAAGACTGTAAAGCCGGCCAGCGCAAAGCCCCGCGAATCCCGCAAGCTCGACACTGCAGCAGAGTCAACCAAGGCCCGCGCGCTGTGGCTGTGGCTGCACCAGGTCGGTATCGTCCGCGACCCCAGCGAAGCAGCGCTCGCCGCATTCGTCCGCCGCACTGCGGGCGTGGATGATCTGCGCTGGGCACGCCGCCCCGACAAGGTCATCGAAGGCCTCAAGATCTGGTCCGCTCGCCATATTCCTGCTGTGCTCGCCGCCCGGTTCGCCCGCATGCAATCCGCAGGCATCGTGATTGGCGAGGGATCGTCCGACAGTCTTGTGTCCGCGGTCAGCCCCACGCTCAACCCGTCCAGCTTCAAAGCGCTGCAACGCGCCTGGGAATACCTGGACAAGATCGAGACGCAGCAGGCCGGCGCGGCCACCGTTGCCACGTCTCAACAATAG
- a CDS encoding Mor transcription activator family protein: protein MSLMLDDDYPEALGLIANAAYTWLVEHLKLDHQTAAEAALSIAERARKELGGGHQYIPKGRDYELSRRDRQIYGKFHGDNYTQLAREFDLTEMRIRQIVDRCRKADIKARQTGLF from the coding sequence ATGTCACTGATGCTCGACGACGACTACCCGGAGGCGCTGGGCCTGATTGCGAATGCGGCCTACACCTGGCTCGTCGAGCATCTCAAGCTCGACCACCAGACCGCCGCCGAAGCCGCGCTATCGATCGCCGAGCGCGCCCGCAAGGAACTCGGCGGCGGCCATCAGTACATCCCGAAGGGCCGCGACTACGAACTCTCGCGCCGAGATCGCCAGATCTACGGCAAGTTCCACGGCGACAACTACACCCAGCTCGCCCGAGAGTTCGACCTCACCGAAATGCGCATCCGCCAGATCGTCGATCGCTGCCGCAAGGCCGACATCAAGGCCCGCCAGACCGGCCTCTTCTGA
- the icmF gene encoding fused isobutyryl-CoA mutase/GTPase IcmF yields the protein MTDLSVAQKLQPYKPKNKVRFVTAAALFDGHDASINIMRRILQSTGAEVIHMGHNRSVGEIVNAALQEDVQGIAITSYQGGHVEFFKYMIDLLKANGGENIKVFGGGGGVIVPSEIKELHDYGVTHVFSPEDGAKFGLQGMINSVVERSDFNLTDAAPKKADEVLKALAKGDRRALAQIITALENGGYGEDVRKAIIDAAAKTKVPTLGITGTGGAGKSSLTDELVRRFRLDQDDKLKLAIVSIDPSRKRTGGALLGDRIRMNAIEHENIFMRSLATRDTGSEVSAALPEVIAACKLAGFDLVVVETSGIGQGNAAIVPFVDKSLYVMTPEFGAASQLEKIDMLDFADFVAINKFDRKGSEDALRDVRKQYQRNRELFTSPTEEMPVFGTMAARFNDDGVTALYQAMLPELIKAGLKAKPGKLPMVTIRASSQGRAIVPAERIRYLAEIADSVRGYHRHVEQQARVARERQSLKIAKSLFAECGKPGEHFDELINWKDGELTPAAKKLLEQWPTTKALYAADEYVVKIRDKEIRTQLTSQSLSGSKIRKVALPNFDDEGETLKFLMKENVPGSFPFTAGVFAFKREGEDPTRMFAGEGDAFRTNRRFKRVSEGMPAHRLSTAFDSVTLYGCDPDLRPDIYGKIGNSGVSIATLDDMKVLYDGFDLCSPTTSVSMTINGPAPIILAFFFNTALDQQVAKFKADNGREPTEDEYAKIRAWTLSSVRGTVQADILKEDQGQNTCIFSTEFALKMMGDIQEFFVHHQVQNFYSVSISGYHIAEAGANPISQLAFTLSNGFTYVESYLARGMQIDDFAPNLSFFFSNGMDPEYSVIGRVARRIWAVAMKNKYGANERSQKLKYHVQTSGRSLHAQEMDFNDIRTTLQALIAIYDNCNSLHTNAYDEAITTPTDDSVRRAMAIQLIINREWGLAKNENPNQGAFIIDELTDLVEEAVLKEFEAIASRGGVLGAMETGYQRGKIQEESLYYEHKKHDGSYPIIGVNTFLNPKGQAQQEIELARSTEDEKQGQLKRLQDFHARNKAEAPKWQAKLQQTVIENGNVFAVLVDAVRYCSLGQITEALYKVGGQYRRSM from the coding sequence ATGACCGATCTGAGCGTGGCCCAGAAGCTTCAGCCCTACAAGCCGAAAAACAAGGTGCGTTTCGTGACGGCGGCGGCCTTGTTCGACGGCCATGACGCCTCGATCAACATCATGCGGCGCATTCTGCAATCAACCGGTGCCGAAGTGATCCACATGGGCCATAACCGCTCGGTTGGCGAGATCGTCAACGCCGCGCTGCAGGAGGATGTGCAGGGCATCGCCATCACCAGCTACCAGGGCGGCCATGTCGAGTTCTTCAAGTACATGATCGACCTGCTCAAGGCCAACGGTGGGGAGAACATCAAGGTTTTCGGCGGTGGTGGTGGCGTGATCGTCCCGTCCGAGATCAAGGAACTGCACGACTACGGCGTGACCCATGTGTTCTCGCCCGAGGACGGTGCCAAGTTCGGTCTGCAGGGCATGATCAACAGCGTGGTCGAGCGCTCGGACTTCAATCTGACCGATGCCGCGCCGAAGAAGGCGGACGAGGTGCTCAAGGCGCTGGCCAAGGGTGATCGCCGTGCGCTGGCACAGATCATCACCGCGCTCGAGAACGGTGGCTATGGCGAAGACGTCCGCAAGGCGATCATCGACGCTGCGGCCAAGACCAAGGTGCCGACCCTCGGCATCACCGGCACTGGTGGCGCCGGCAAGTCCTCGCTCACCGACGAACTCGTGCGCCGTTTCCGTCTCGACCAGGACGACAAGCTCAAGCTCGCCATTGTCTCCATCGATCCTTCGCGCAAGCGCACCGGCGGCGCGCTGCTGGGTGACCGCATCCGCATGAACGCGATCGAGCACGAGAACATCTTCATGCGCTCGCTGGCCACCCGCGACACCGGCTCCGAAGTGTCCGCGGCGCTGCCCGAAGTGATCGCCGCCTGCAAGCTCGCCGGCTTCGATCTCGTTGTCGTCGAAACCTCGGGTATCGGCCAGGGCAATGCTGCGATCGTGCCCTTTGTCGACAAGTCGCTGTACGTGATGACGCCGGAGTTCGGCGCCGCCAGCCAGCTCGAGAAGATCGACATGCTCGACTTCGCCGATTTCGTCGCCATCAACAAGTTCGACCGCAAGGGCTCGGAAGACGCGCTGCGTGATGTGCGCAAGCAGTACCAGCGCAACCGCGAGCTGTTCACCAGCCCGACCGAAGAGATGCCGGTATTCGGCACCATGGCCGCGCGCTTCAACGACGACGGTGTGACCGCGCTCTATCAGGCGATGCTGCCCGAGCTGATCAAGGCTGGTCTCAAGGCCAAGCCGGGCAAGCTGCCGATGGTCACCATCCGTGCCTCCAGCCAGGGGCGTGCGATCGTGCCGGCCGAGCGTATCCGCTATCTGGCCGAGATCGCCGACTCCGTGCGCGGCTACCACAGGCACGTCGAGCAGCAGGCGCGTGTCGCCCGCGAGCGTCAGTCGCTGAAGATCGCCAAGTCACTGTTTGCGGAATGTGGCAAGCCGGGCGAGCATTTTGACGAGCTGATCAACTGGAAAGACGGCGAACTCACGCCGGCCGCGAAGAAACTGCTCGAGCAGTGGCCGACCACCAAGGCGCTGTATGCCGCCGACGAGTATGTGGTGAAGATCCGCGACAAGGAGATCCGCACCCAGCTCACCTCGCAGTCGCTGTCGGGCAGCAAGATCCGCAAGGTTGCCCTGCCGAACTTTGACGACGAGGGCGAGACGCTGAAATTCCTGATGAAGGAAAACGTCCCCGGCTCCTTCCCCTTCACCGCAGGCGTGTTTGCGTTCAAGCGCGAGGGCGAGGACCCGACGCGGATGTTTGCCGGCGAAGGCGATGCTTTCCGTACCAACCGCCGTTTCAAGCGCGTGTCAGAAGGCATGCCGGCGCACCGTCTGTCGACTGCCTTCGACTCGGTCACCCTGTACGGTTGCGACCCCGACCTGCGCCCCGACATCTACGGCAAGATCGGCAACTCGGGCGTGTCCATCGCCACGCTCGACGACATGAAGGTGTTGTACGACGGCTTCGACCTGTGCTCGCCGACCACCTCGGTGTCGATGACCATCAACGGCCCCGCACCGATCATCCTGGCCTTCTTCTTCAACACGGCGCTTGATCAGCAGGTCGCCAAGTTCAAGGCCGACAACGGCCGCGAACCGACCGAAGACGAATACGCCAAGATCCGCGCGTGGACGCTGTCTTCGGTGCGCGGCACGGTGCAGGCCGACATCCTGAAGGAAGATCAGGGGCAGAACACCTGCATCTTCTCCACCGAATTCGCACTCAAGATGATGGGCGACATCCAGGAGTTCTTCGTTCATCACCAGGTGCAGAACTTCTATTCGGTGTCGATCTCCGGCTATCACATCGCCGAGGCCGGTGCGAACCCGATCAGCCAGCTCGCCTTCACGCTGTCGAACGGCTTCACCTACGTCGAGAGCTATCTGGCGCGCGGCATGCAGATCGACGACTTCGCGCCCAACCTGTCCTTCTTCTTCAGCAACGGCATGGACCCGGAGTACTCGGTGATCGGCCGCGTGGCCCGCCGCATCTGGGCGGTGGCGATGAAGAACAAGTACGGTGCCAACGAGCGCAGCCAGAAGCTGAAGTACCACGTGCAGACCTCGGGCCGTTCGCTGCATGCGCAGGAGATGGACTTCAACGACATCCGCACCACGCTGCAGGCACTGATCGCGATCTACGACAACTGCAACAGCCTGCACACCAACGCCTACGACGAGGCGATCACCACGCCGACCGACGATTCGGTGCGTCGCGCGATGGCGATCCAGCTCATCATCAACCGCGAGTGGGGCCTGGCCAAGAACGAAAACCCCAACCAGGGCGCCTTCATCATCGACGAACTTACCGATCTCGTCGAAGAAGCCGTGCTCAAGGAGTTCGAGGCCATCGCATCGCGTGGCGGCGTGCTCGGTGCCATGGAAACCGGCTACCAGCGCGGCAAGATCCAGGAAGAGTCGCTGTACTACGAGCACAAGAAGCACGACGGCTCCTACCCGATCATCGGCGTGAATACCTTCCTCAACCCCAAGGGCCAGGCGCAGCAGGAAATCGAACTTGCGCGCTCGACCGAGGACGAGAAGCAGGGGCAGCTCAAGCGCCTGCAGGACTTCCATGCCCGCAACAAGGCCGAGGCGCCGAAGTGGCAGGCCAAGCTGCAGCAGACCGTGATCGAGAACGGCAACGTGTTCGCGGTGCTGGTCGATGCAGTGCGCTACTGCTCGCTGGGGCAGATCACCGAAGCCCTGTACAAGGTGGGCGGCCAGTACCGTCGCAGCATGTAA